The Carcharodon carcharias isolate sCarCar2 chromosome 34, sCarCar2.pri, whole genome shotgun sequence genome includes the window GGTTGCATTTCCACTTGTAACTTTAAGCACCATTTGTTACTCTAGCTTGGCTGAGCCTGGGCAGGGTATTTTTTAAATCACTAAGCCTCATTGCTAAGCCCAATTCTGAACTCGGTGACTTCGTGCAATCATTTTTTTCTACCAGAGGGTCTAATCCCTCTGGCTGGAATAGGCTAACTCATTTGTGTGGGATTGGGCGTCCTCTCATCAGTGCAGTCTATGTGCGTGCTGGCTTCAGCATCTGAGCGCTTGGGGCCCCTCATTAGAAATGTAAACATTCAAAATGATTTGAGGATATATCTAACTCCAGTTGACAGGTATCCTTGTATCGGTGTATCTTATATGTATTCTGCTACAAAGAACATTTATTCAGTAAAGTCTGTCTGGTTTGCATTTAAGGATTATGATTGGAAAAATACATACTGTACAATTTTAACGTTATGTTGCTTGCAGCTAATACATATATGTAGCTTTTCTGGTTTCCAtgaattgttttttaaaattctctctAGGATCACTGTGGAGCTTGCAAAGGCACCACCTCGGAGAGGAGGGGGCAGGTTTGGTGGAAGATTTAACTATTACCGCCCCAGAAGTGAGCGAAGCAGTGGACTCAGGTAAATGGAATGGATTAGGGAGGAGTGGGTGAAGGGGACAGGAAGGCGAAATGACCTTAATAAATTAATCATTATTGCACACAAAAGGCAGGGCTTGTACAGCGTGCCTGGCTGGATGTTGAGGATATTAGCGCAGCCTCTGATTTTGCAGGCAATGCTTAAATATGGGACTAGTGCTTGGGGTTGGGATTGGTAGAAACAGCAAGAAAATCCCCTCTCCCTGGGATCTAGCTGGCTTCCCCACACACTGCTGGGCCACAGGAGCCTTCTCCTTAGCTAGATTTCCTTCACCCTCAAGCATTCTGCTGTAACCATTTACACCTTCCACCGCtaactacaccccccccccccccccccccccccatttttcCTGTGCTGGTCTCATTATCattcccttttgccttgcaccatcatctcttGTCATCTAATGAATAAAGCCTATCACAGACCTCTTCCTTTTTGCTCCTTTTCTACCCATCCTTTCTCTGCCTTGATGCTGTTCATCTCTACCatctttcagttctgatgaaaggttgtcGATCTGAGACATCTGCTTGTCTCTCCACAAGTGCTTCCTggctgcagcatttttctgtttcttGGATGACAAGTGAAAGTTGTATTGCATTGTATTCCCTTTCCCTCAACATCAGAAGGCACTGGCTCATGCTGGGGGGGTTGGTTGTCGCAAGGGTCAGCAACCTAATTAAACTGACCACCTTTGGGTTTAGAAAGCGAGTGAGGATTTCATTGCTTTGCTGTGACTGGGCTGTATTTTTTCTTCAGTGCAACTTCCAACAGGTGTATGGGACCACCACCAATGGAATCCGAAAATGATTACAGCctagctctgcaatttttttgtCTTTCTGTTGCTTATTcagtgattgaatctgcctccaccacactctcagatggagcattccagatcctaactgctcGCTGCTGGAAAGAAAAAttttcatgttgcctctggttcttttgctattcaccttaaattggtgccccCTCGTTCtctatccttccaccaatgggaacagtttcttcctatctactctggccTCATAGTTTTGAACactatcaagtctcccctcaagcttctccaaggaaaatagccccagcttcaccaatctattcatgtaactgaagtttcttttctgcaccctttctaatgccttcacattcctcctaaagtgtggtaccgaGAATTGGATGCAACTTCCAATTAAGGTCAAATCAGTGTTTTCAAAAGGTTTGTAATTACCTCCACGCTTTTGTACTGTATGcatttatttataaagcccatgatCCCATCTGctttttaatcactttctcaacctgccctgccaaccTCGATTTGTGCGTGTACACCCCCTGCTCCTTCATCCTCTTCAGCGTTGGATCTTTTATTTTGcctctccccctttctatcaaaatgaatcacttcataattctctgcattaaatttcattgccATGAGCCTGCTTATTCACTGGCCTATGTCCTCTCGTTTATCttccttgcagttcacaataTGTAGCAGttttgtcatctacaaattttgaaattgccttGTATACCCAAAATAtaattcattaatatagatcaagaaaagcagtggccctAATACTGACCACTGGGAATTCCCACTCCATACCTTCTTCCGTTCTGAAACCAATCATTCATCCTTTGTTTCCTGCTACTCAGCCAACTTTATGTCTATGCTGCCCTACCTCTTTTATTCCATAGGTTTATTTGCAGACAAGTCTGTTGGCTGGCACTTCATCAGACATGCCAACCAgattaccctcatcaatcattTTTGACCTAATTGAAAATCCCAATCAAGTTGGTTAGACGCAAGTTGCCTTTAACAGATCCTCACTGGCTTTCCTAATGAAGCCACGCATGTCCCAGCGACTCAATTTTATCGTGGATTATCGTTCGGAAAAGTTTTCCCGCCACTGAGGTTaacctgactggcctgtagttgctgagttTATCCATACATTTCTTCTGGACAgggcaccacccctgtatctgGGAAGGATTGGAGACTATGGTCAGTGCCTCCGCAATTGCTACCTTTATTTTGCTCagcattcttggatgcatctcttcTACTCTTCGTAACTTAGACGCTTTTAGGTACAGCTAGCCTTTCTAATAACCTCTTTacaaatttttagcccatccagtgtgTGAGCTACCTCCTCTTTCGTTATGATTTGGCAGTACCTTCCTTGGGAAAGACAGATGAAAAATATCTTGGCCATCccttctgcctccatgcataGATTCCCTCTTTGGCCCCAAATCAGCCACCTCCTCTTGGATTCTctcatgttagctgccagtctcttctcatattcGCTTCACCTCTCACTTCCTTTTTCACTTCCCTTCTGAACCATCTCCCAAGCCatatatcatcctgacttggaactatatttgccatttcttcactgctgagtcaaaatcctggagcttcctccctaacaacactctgAGGGTACATTCACCATGGCctgtagcagctgaagatgtggCTCACCGCCATCTTAAGAGCAATTAGGGTTGAGCCATAAATGATAGCCTTAGCAGCAATGCCTATACCctctgaatgaattaaaaagtgaGCAAGAGCCCTTGGCTATCTTCTCTTTTTTCCCAAATCCAGACCTGGAGACAGACTCCAGTCTTACCATCTCCTCAGTGGAGGTAGTGGATTCAACACAGACCAGAATCTAACTTGCAGCCTTCTCTTAAAATTTGGTACTTTTTGCATTTGATTGAAGATTATTGTACACTGTTCTTGCTGATGCAGCCATTGTCATATTGGCATATTTTTGCACTCAATTAACTGTTTCCTTTTCTGAAATTTCAGATATGGACCTCCTGTTCGCACTGACTATCGTCTGATTGTGAAGAATCTGTCTTCCCGTGTTAGCTGGCAGGTGGGTACTGATATTCTAATATAAAAAGTACATGAATTTAGCAaactaaaaaaaatatatttgttcTTGGATATGTGTGCTTAAAAACACATGGGTCATAACTTCATAAATATAACCCATAGTTGTGTTAACCTGCATGTGGACTCtgtctatttgtgtgtatgtgtaaataTATTCTATGGAAATTGGAGTAGGTCCATTGAGACTATTCTGGAATCTTGTCAGTGGTGACAGCTCTTAATATTTTTTAACCCTAGACTCTTGAATCTTGTTTCCCAAGCaataatctttttttaaatcCTTCAATGGACTTTATATCTTTGGCTTCTGGGATAAGTATGCTTTACGTTCTGTGAACCAGtttgcctgggcaattttcctggATTTTTCAGGCAGGTGTTTGTGACGTGCACCGACAGAAGGTGAGAAATTTGCTCCAAGATCGTTGTCGACATTGTCCTTGGTCGCGTGGCTTTTGAGATGCCTGACTGTAAAACATTTCCCAAAAGGGAATGTGGATCTCGGCCCAACTCCTGCAGCTGGCTACTGATGATGTCTAATCTACCTTGCCGGCTTGTGACATAATGTGTTGAAGCAACATTGTACTGCATTACCTGTACTTTTGATTCATTACATAACTGTGCCTTTATCTCAAATGCACTCCAGCATACAATCATCCATTCTCATAATCAATGATTCATAACATTTTGACCTATCCCTATCTGCCAGTTGCTGTGAATAGTATTCTATATCTTGAGTTTGGGAATTTGATGAGGGACTCCTGAACTTATTTTGGTACACCAGGGTTGCAGAGCAAGTTTTAGACGAGGGCAGTTTATCCCTTAAACAAAGCCTTTGCTTTTCATTTCCCTGTCCGCTCTTCATCCGTCTTTCCTCCCTTCCACCCTGCCCTGAAACTTCCCAATAATAGTTTAACTGCTTCTTGAATAACTTTAGAAAAATTTCCCCTTGTCTCAGTTAGATCTGTGGTCAGTGCTATGCACCCATACCTGCCCCATCCTTCTCACCTGTATTGCCATGTTAACTGTTGTCTACCAGGTGGGCAGCCCATTATCAGAAAACAGCACATAGATAATACCCACACGGAATGTTGCATGATATTTCTGTTTTTGGGTTATTTTTGTGAAAATATGATCTAGGGAGGCACATCTGATTTTAATCAGCACCTTTATGATGAAATCTAATGGTATTCTGCCCAAATGTAACACGAATAGCCATTATATTTCTGATTTAAAATATTAATGGAAACTCCAGCTTAACTGTGATGAATGTAGACTGTATGTAAATCTGATGGCTTAATATTGTTTGGAAGTAAATGACCATTTGACTAAATTTGAAAACCTTTGTTTAGCAGCTTATCGTGAGGTCATTCGCATTTTGACCAGGAGTTCCCTTTTCTCGTGTTGTCGCGTCCTGTATCTGGAAAAGGTCCCGTGTTGACTAATTTGCCAGTCGGCTCCCACGATTATTCAGGCAGCTGGACGCGGGTTCTGGGTTGTACTGATCCTAGGGTCACCGATGGCGTCGACACCTGTCGCATCCCCAGTCCTGGTGTAAGAAAAAAAAACCGTGTCGATCTCGCTTGGAGGCTTGGCAGGAGATTGACTTGTGAGGTGGCCGAGCCTTCACACAACCCATGATTATTGGTGGCACTTTACCCAGGGTGGCAGGCACATTCGGTGCCACTGAGGGAGGGCCATGTCCCAAGAAGCTGTGTCGAGAGGGTATTGTATTGAGTGGGTGCACCCTTTGCTTAGATGCATCATGTAGGGCATGGATGGTTGCCTAAAATTGTAATTGTTTGGGTAACCCAGCGctaattttaaaatgtaattgtgATATTTTTAATGTATGGAATAGGGATGTCATGATATTGTACATAATATTAGGAGATTCTGTGCCTCCAGGGATCAACACTCCCCCTGGATGATCATCGCATGCCTCACTGGTTTAGTGGTTACAGGGATTGAGGCAAAAGGTGGCATTAATATTTATGGAACAAATTGAAGTGATTAGCATGAATGAAACGGAGACAGGGTGCTAAATAGCGATCTCCCCATCTACCCTTGACCAAATACAAGAGACTAAATGGGAAACGGTACTCCCAGTGATGAAGATAGCAATAATGAAAGGGCAGTGCACTACAAACACAACAGTAGGTTTCTTTACAGACTGCTGCTCAATCAACAAGTCGGAGAAGCGATTCTTGacctctctccctgtgactggTGAATGTTTCTAAATGATTAGAGCGGTCAGCAACCAAGTTATtttcctcacttggttgagcatgaattgaaagaagcctggtggCCGATGCAGCTAATGTGAGGAAGGTCAGTTTTGAATTTTGATTAGACTGTTACTGGAGCTTTGACACGCAAGCTTTCAGCCTGGAAAAAAATACTGTTATTAATTATCTCTGGCAATCCATAATCTGTTACTTGTGCCTTTTTTTTGGACATATTCCTTGTTCTATGGAGAATGGTTAAAAGGCAAGTTTTAGAACTGGTTTTGTCACCAGGCAGGTGCCACTTGTTTAGACTGATGGGTAGAGCTGCTACTCTGGGTACGCCAAAAGCGAGCAGTAGACACTTTTTATACAGCTGCTCACACACTTGTTGTAATTCATTTAGTCAAGCTAAGCCGCATAGCATGACATCCCAATTCTGAGACTGTTGTAACTGATAATATTGTGCAGTGTTTTAGGTTTCTGCCTGAATTGCATTTTAAAGGTTTTTCCTGTTTGTAGGATCTGAAGGACATCATGCGACAAGCTGGTGAAGTGACCTTCACCGATGCTCACAGAGTCCACAATAACGAAGGGTAAGAGGCAAAAACAATTGGCATGAAACCTACATGTGTGATCTATAATGGCCCACCTGTGCATTTTGCATTTAAATTAGCAACTTGGAATCTTGACTAGCCAGAATGAGCATCTTGATAGGCATCATCATTGTTGGAATCTCCTGCTGAGCACATCTAATGGTGAACTTTATTGTAACATTACAAAAACATCCAAAGGTCCAAGGAATAGACTGTCCTTGTGATGGAGGAAGAATGGGGTTGGAAGCTTAGTTCAGTTGAATAGGGCAGTGTGGTCTCAAATATATTGGAGACAGTGACCAGGGAGGAGAATGGAGTCAGAGACAAGAGTACAAGTTTTTGGCAAGGGCTGGAGGCAATGATGTTGATTTTCCAATGATGAGCTGCTATTTCCTCCAGTTAAGCAGAGACGGGATGTGACAAAACCAGGCAGTGGAAAAGATGAGTGATTTGGGTGTTGTCAGTATAAATGTGGAAGCTCATCTGCCTGAAAATCCTTAGATTCTGAGGGTAACTGGGTGGGAAGAGAAGTCTTTGCTACAATGTTCTGGCTCTAGCATGCCACTTTTGACAGTGGGTAGGACTGTTATGGTGCAGTAGAAGGATGAAACCATAATTGAAGAAATCTAATCATGGAATTATGGGGAGAAAACAAAGCTTGAAGGGATTTGAGGTGATTTTAGAGCATCCCATAACATTAAACTGTACTGGTTTAAACATGGCCTGAAGTGCTAATAAATGTATTAATGATTTTGCTGCAATTAAGTGCATATAGGAAATGTTTCTCGCTCTGCCTTTGTGACAGTACTGCCTTCTCTTGTGTCTGCAAAATTATTGCTGCTCTATCTTACTGTGCtgttctgtgattttttttgctgCAGTATTGTGGAGTTTGCGTCATACAGTGATTTGAAAAATGCAATTGATAAACTGGATGGAAAGGAAATCAGTGGCCGGAGGGTCCAGCTGATTGAGGAGCCAAGGCGCCACAGGTAATCAGCAGTATGGGGACTGCGGAAGTTTGTAAATTGGACTCTGCTGAGCTGGGTTTGTGTTTCGAAAATGGACGTATGTGGTTTTATTTCAGTAAAAGTATgtttggagtgtgagggagggtcctGGAAATACTAGTTTGTTGGAATGCATGAACTTCTTTGTGAAATACTGTAAATGGAATCGACGGGCTGAGCCTGTAAACTGAGCCTTTATCCCCCACAGTGAAGCTGATTTTATATTTTACTAATCAGTTGTTCCAGTGACCAGACAGCATTGCTCAGCTGTTTAATAATGCTGGGATTTCAGAGGCTGGGGAATATACCCCACATGGGCTTATTAGAACCAACTCCAAAATGAAGACTCAAATTTAGGTCATTTCGAGcattgtgtttgtgtgacccTAACCAATTCCACAGCCCCTGTATCTCCTTCTACTTCAAATATATATTTACTCTTCCCTCAAAAGATCCAGTGATCTCGGCCTTACTCTGCGGCAAAGCAGTTCTTAATTATGTTTTAAGTTTCAGGGCTGACTCATTCGCAGTTGCCTCACTGCAGTATTAGGATTACAGAATTGTTTTACTGTCTTGCAAGTTTTCAGAAACGTTTTTTGGGTGTGTAAACACAAGTATTGTGCCAGCTCTGTGGCTGAGCCTTTGGTTGGCTGTTATCACCGACCATTGTGTGAGACATCTTCACTCCATGACCTTACCAAACCATAGCAACAATAGAACCAACTTGTACTGATCATTCCAAGCAGTTGGGAGTAGTACAGTCTGCAATGCAGTGCTTGATCATTTTGCCCCAGCATCACTATAACAGCATTTGACCTGACATGTTATGTGGAGACTGGGGAAAGCTAATGGGGTGATGGGGTTATGGTTCCACACTCCTTGCATATGCCCTGTCCAGAGTCTCCTTGTTATAAACTTGCTGCCTGACTTGATTTTCCTGTAGTTGTGGCCTGGGTTAATTAATGGCTAGCTTGATAACCACTCTGTAGGGAAAACCACCTAGAATGATTTGTTGGTGGTGTTTTTTTTTGACTGCCTCCTTTGCCTTTCCAGGTCTTGGACCCGATCTCGCTCCAGAAGCTCTTCAAGATCCCGCAGCTACAAGGGTTCGAGAAGTGCATCGCGATCTGCAAGCCGCTCACCGAGCCGCAGCAGGTCTCGCTCCCGCAGCAGGTCACCAGCCCGCGATACCAAGCGGCAGAGGAATGAATCGCGCTCACTGAGCCGCTCGCCTGAGGTCAAACGCCGTAGGAAGCCAACCCAGTCGAGGTCGCGGTCTAATTCTCCTGTTAAATCGGCCCGTTCCTGGTCCGGTTCTCGGGAGCAGTCCCCTGTCAACAGTGCAGAGTAACCACCGTGTTGTAGAAGTGTTTTTATAATTTGCTAAAGATTTTCTATGAAATGTTGGCCtcgttttgattttttttttctgtctgaTGCTGGGTTTGGGGTTTTAAGtacttcagtttttatttcacacGAACACTTTGAACCTTATGATCCCGTTCAAATACAGACACCTGGTTTAAATATATCTCAATAatttgaaaagaaagacttgagCATCATAATTTTGTCTAGTATTGTTTTAACAGGCTTGGTGGAGTCTGCTACAATAGTCTGAGAGGCTTCAACCACTTCATGTTCTAATAACGTGCAGCATTGATTGAAAGTTTCCTCAACTGAAACAATCAAAACATCTATACAATTTGCATGACGAATGGAGTTTCAAATAAAATTTGTACTTAGGGAAGATgacaaatttttaaaacccaaATTTGATTGAATGCCCCTGTTATAGGTCATTAAGTAACTGATTGAAGTTTGTAGTTTGGTGACCCAATAATTGGCCAGTCTAATAAAGTGCGGTTCTAATGATATGGGTTTGTTGAAAAGACAATGTGCTTCCATTCATTGAGAAAACTGTTGGAATCCAAAAGTATTTTTAAACTCCCAAACTAGCTGCATCTAAACCCGAATCAAGCCACTGTTTCACCAGCACAAAACATTTAAAGCTTTGTACAAAATGCCTGAGACTGTCGTCCTTTCCACAAGGGGGCGGAGGGGGTTAAAATATTACTGTTTTACAGGAAACCTTTCCAGGTTGGGTCAGTTCCTTTTCGAATTGCTACTGGTTCAGGgacaaattttaatttttttttcttcttttagtTTGATTTGTGTTTATTAAAGCAGTGGTTTAGTTCTTTTGGATTTTTGTGCGAGAGTAGCACACAGTTGCATCCTGCCTTTAGAGAACCCTGCTGTACTTGCACTTGGAATTTGCTTTTAATGTGAAGCCCCGGTTTGTGGTGTAGAGTAGTGTGGCTTTCTTAACCTGCACTACAAGTGGAGGAAGGCAGtttctggggggaggggggagggggcaggtgcTGGAGTGTAGCAGGAGTCAAATGTATATATAGTTTTTGATTCACATGTGTTAATAGTTCATACTTTATTTGGTTCATTTCACattgttttaaaatatatatgAAATTATATTTAACATGACCCATTCTCTAACTAGTTGCTAGAGAACCAACCTGGAATGTTGCTCTGCATTGGAACTGAATTTGAAGGAACAACAAACGTACACCAATTTAAATGTTTGTACTTAACAATTTTATACAGAAACTATATCGCCCAATGTTCCATGTACCTTTACTGTATCCTGCTAGTTTAGTCTATTGTGTACTACATACAGGCTGTGTATCGCTATCATTCCTTGTAGCAAGAAATGGTACTGCATTAAAAATTAGTTACAAGTGTCCTATTCAGAGTTTGCTTGTTTATTTGAAAGGAGGGGAATTTAAGAATTTCAAAATTATAAAATGGTTTCAGGGTAAATGGTGAAAATTGTGGATTCAGCATCAACCCAGATCTGTCAGGACCTGCAGCGTTAAACCTGTTCTGTGCACTGATATGGTAAACATTTGGCAATCTGAGGTCCCAGGGCAACTGGTCCAAGGGATAGGGAGAAAAATGTGTGTTTTGAGCTGGAGCAAAGTGCAGTACTGTTCCTTCTTTCCCCACATACAGACATGTGGCTGACTTGAGACTGCTGATGCGGAGGGTCTAAAATGGAAGACCTAATTCACTGGCACTGACGTTCTTCTGCTTGAGCACAGTTTAAAAGATACAATTAAGCTAAGTAGGATTTTGTTTAAATGGAATCCTATTAAAAGTCAGGCCAGAGTGTGGATTTGTTATATTATCTGTTGGGATAACTTTAATAGAATTAGACTTCCACTTGTCAGACTGAAGAATTATTCTGTTTGTGTGCCAAAGACTGACTGGAAAATTGTTTATGGCTAGTTTCCAAAGCTCTTAATGGTTGCTCTGGTTATGTGTTCCATTTACAATATCATCAGATGAGTATTTAAATTCCACTGCCTATATCTTTAGTGTTGGCCACAAAGAATGTGCTTACTGATGAGAAGAATGAGACTGGTAAAGGTGaatggccatttcatctgttcaaCAACTCCTGCTTAAATTAAGAGGGTGGTTGGGAAAGGCAATGTTATCACCAGACCCATCATGGAACCACAATATGTAATGATAATCTTAACATGCCCTAAATTACAGCATCCCCATTCCAGTGGACA containing:
- the LOC121272595 gene encoding serine/arginine-rich splicing factor 5-like, producing MNGCRVFIGRLSPQVRERDVEKFFKGYGRIREIDLKRGFGFVEFDDARDADDAVYELNGKELFRERITVELAKAPPRRGGGRFGGRFNYYRPRSERSSGLRYGPPVRTDYRLIVKNLSSRVSWQDLKDIMRQAGEVTFTDAHRVHNNEGIVEFASYSDLKNAIDKLDGKEISGRRVQLIEEPRRHRSWTRSRSRSSSRSRSYKGSRSASRSASRSPSRSRSRSRSRSPARDTKRQRNESRSLSRSPEVKRRRKPTQSRSRSNSPVKSARSWSGSREQSPVNSAE